The following are from one region of the Mustela lutreola isolate mMusLut2 chromosome 7, mMusLut2.pri, whole genome shotgun sequence genome:
- the LOC131835667 gene encoding uncharacterized protein LOC131835667, whose amino-acid sequence MRMSRGLEVLFLEKCSHRLQMNFRDSSGLVSTVLKRGHQDARVEGARKSLFWVTLSQKISISTLSIAHLLCEVFRSLAKPHKPRVPPPMMPFRAQPPQVAFPLGLLLTTPSPCQRRAVARPTFTGPLGASAAKRNLLLPPRTSLSRKTTRMFFVSRCGECSFVSSSDSDTISSEPCLHLCKGNKDEKEKVHTTHHQESTVVPGSITEKDFGRY is encoded by the exons ATGCGGATGAGTCGGGGGTTAGAGGTTCTCTTCTTAGAAAAATGCTCACACAGACTTCAGATGAATTTCCGGGACTCCTCAGGACTTGTTTCAACAGTCTTAAAGAGGGGTCATCAGGACGCTCGTGTGGAAGGGGCAAGGAAAAGCCTCTTTTGGGTTACCCTGAGTCAGAAAATTTCCATTTCAACATTGTCAATCGCTCACCTTTTATGTGAG GTATTTAGGTCTCTGGCAAAACCGCACAAACCAAGAGTTCCTCCTCCAATGATGCCTTTCAGAGCTCAG cCTCCCCAGGTCGCATTTCCTTTGGGATTGCTCCTGACTACGCCATCTCCATGCCAGCGGCGGGCAGTCGCGAGGCCGACCTTCACGGGACCGCTGGGCGCGTCTGCAGCAAAGAGGaatctgctccttccccctcgGACTTCACTGAGCCGGAAAACTACGAG AATGTTCTTTGTCTCACGATGTGGGGAATGTTCTTTCGTTAGCAGTTCAGACAGTGATACAATTTCTTCAGAGCCTTGTCTACACCTGTGTAAGGGCAATAAA gatgaaaaagaaaaagtgcataCCACACATCACCAAGAATCAACGGTTGTGCCTGGCAGTATAACCGAGAAAGACTTTGGACGGTATTAG